The genome window CATGAGGTGATTTTTTATGTCATTTTATCTATCAAAGGTTGCCATTGCATGATACTCAATTTTTTGTAGATAGGGGAACTCCCAGATATTTAAAAGGCAGGTCTCCTGTGGTGAATCCCAAGTATTGTAAAATCTGCTGTTGCAGTGCTATTGAGACTCCTCCAAAATACACTGCACTCTTACTTTGGTTAGCTTGTAGCCCAGACATTTTTGTAAACGGTAAGAACTTGTGGTATACTGCATCTACTGACATCATATCCCCTCTAGCAAAGATCAAAAGGTCATCAGCAAAGCATAAGTGATTAATCTTGAGCTTTGAACATCTGGATGATAGATGTACTCCTTGTTTGCATTGAGATCATGTAAGCTTCTACTTAAATACTCCATTACAATTGCAAAAAGGAAAGGTGACATTAGGTCACCTTCTCTGAGGCCCTTGGCAGCATTGAATGGAACTGGATATTCTCCATTAACTATGACAGTATAGTTAATAGTCTGTATGCATTCCATGACCCATGATATGAACAATTTAGGAAATCCTAGCTCTTTCATAACCTGCTTCAAGTAGGGCCACTCCACAGAATCATAGGTCTCCTGAAAATCTATCTTAATCATGCATCTGGGAGAGGTGTGTTTCCTAGAATAGGCTTTGACCAATTAATGTACTAAAATGACATTATCAGAGATCCTCCTACTAGGTATAAAACCAACTTATGCTTCACTAATAACAATAGAGATAATAACTTGAAGTCTGGAGGCTAAGATTTTGGAAATAAGCTTATAAAGCACTGTTCAACAAGCAATTGCTCTAAACTCTTTAACTATTCTAGGTTTGCTAGTCTTGGGTACTAAAGTGATAGATGTAGAATTGATTGCTCTGTATAGCTTCCCAGTGGTAAAGAAATCCATAACAACTGTTATAACTTCCTGGTGAATGATCTTTCATGCCTTCTTGAAGAAATATGCATTGAATCCATCAACAACAGGGTCTTTGTCATCACTAATTGACATTAGCCCATCATAAATTTCTTGTTCAGTTACATCCTTACATAGCATAATCCTATGTTGTTATGATAGTAGTGGCCCTTTCTGCATTATCTCACTTTCAATTGTTGGTTATCTGTGAGCAGTTGTGTAACACCCCGTACATTCGGACTAGGTATGGAtatgttaaatgagtattaatttgATAATTTAGACATGTAAAGTCCTATCGATATGAGTATGGGTGAAAATAGTTGTTTTGAAATCAAGACAGAGAATGAGGAGCATAAGATCCGATAAAATCAACTAAGTTTATGGAAGGTCTATCTTCCATCAAGATTTAGTGCAAATATGTAGGTAGTTtggaaaaatgcaaaacataaaagttgtagccctttaaaatagatttccaacgatatattgtgcaACTCGAACAGATTTCTGAGCAAAATGgcatgtgcattttactggacaatgcacAGTATGCGTGCCCAGGTGCGCGCCCAGATGGTCCTGTGCGCAACCGCGCACTTGTGGCAGCGCTACTTTCCTACTGCGCGCCCAGGTGTGCGGGAGCACACCCCGGGGGTCATTTTAAAAGTCCTACTTCACTCCTACACCCTAAAAcacaaaaacttgctctagaaagggaagctctaaAAAACCTAGCTCCTcaaaggtccctccaccatccaagataagttctaatggtgattctaagttaattttaattttctaacaccttattaacatgtgTAAACCCTCCAAATTATTAGATATTCGATTGGGACATTATGGTTGAgaaagaaaccctagaactcgaattcaagaggattggacttcaaaaaggtaatgtcttcatCCTCTAATTTATTATAACATTGGATTAATAATTATATACtctagttcatgagatatgagttgatttGTTTGACAGAAAAGCATGAACGGTTATAAGTTTGGGTTGTTGATTATTAATTATTGATTAAGGGTATTGTTTATCGtatgggtgatgaagaatgatattgattataacaatttgagattttaaaattagctaggagcaagagaatgggttgttgggtgtagaaacaccattaataagggctatgaagctttatgtccaccaagtgtttgataaaatgtctaaGTACCTAAAATATGAGCATTAatgctaatattggttcctcttgatatatgTTGCCATAGATTACTATTGAAAGAGGTGAAGAACATTGTGATACACTCAAAAGGGGCAAAGCCAAGGTATGcaaggctaactctctatgtttgggaatgtaaATGATTCTCCCTACGTTACGTTTCTTTTACGATGTTACTActtgcctcagaaatatagttaagcctagttccttgaatagttgcagaacttctattatCTAGCTTCATAACTCATTCATGACTTTCATTTTGAACATTGTGAGCTCAGTGCATAATCAATATAAACTTGGGTTTGATGCCTATGAGTCTGAGTCTCAGTCTGCTAGTGTTTTCATTACTTCATTAGAGGATTCATAGAatagagtaacagttagacaaGTTGcatgcttttcatgttaagctATGTTGGATACAAATATATTTCATAATTGTATTAGTATTTTTgcactttgatttatatcatcTAGACTTTGagtatatcagcatgtgttagtttatcttccgcattcagtatgttacgatatcacatgttgattcagtcagcagttggttcgctcggtcgCACGTAGTCAGGCGCAGGGTGCCGTGTAACGTCCAAACCCAGGTTCAGGGTGTgacaaagcttggtatcagaTCATTAGGTGCAAaagtcctagggagtctatggaGCTGTGTCTAGTGGAGTTTCCTTTATATATGTGTGCCGGCCACTCATATAAATGGTTAACTACCAAGACATTTAGGATTGTCTCATTTCTTTCTACTCTAGATCATGCCATGAAACTTAGAGCAATAGGTAATCTTCTCTTACTATCAAATTCCATACGTATCGAATGCCCAAGCGACGGGCAAAAAAAACCCAAGGTACTAGAGGATATGATCGCCTATTGGGGTATAATTATGGATTACAGGTTGGTAACAAATAAGACTTGAGAGGATGTTGAAAGTGGGATACAATGGATAGTACATATTTTATGGTTATCAGTTTACCTCAATTACCATAGATAGACTTGAGAGGATGTTGAAAGTAGTACATATTAGAGAATAACCTTATCAGaaagtacaaaagcagttaaaATGTTTTATGGTTATTAGTTTACCTCAGTTACCAGTTATGTCGTCTTTCAGTTAGCAGGTTTATGGTTATTTTGTATGCCAGTATTCAGTTACCAGATCACCAATTTTCACTGTATCCAAATTTTGGTGACTTGTGAGTATACAGTGATGCCTACGGGTGCTAAAAAAGAATGTAAGTGACAGTGATAATAGCGAAATCTTCGCATATTTTAGGTCCAGATTAAGACTCAAGACTCACCAGATGGTGCAGGAAGTGATTTATCAGATGATGGTATACTCTGAAGGACAAGTTTGTGTATGGTAGTGTATCCGTATGTGTTTACCTCATAGAACAAGTTCATTTTAATTCATGAAAATGGAGCCACAAGTTGGATGATGATAGTTCAGATATCAGACCCTAACATTGGTCAATATAGTTTTGGACAGAAAATAGCCTAAGGGCAAAATATCTAGGAGTCAGAAACGATTGTTATTATCAGAGATATATTTTTCGTACGACTCATGTATATGACTAAAAATACATGATGTACGAAATGAGAACCAAGAGCAGCCGATATTGAATTTCAGGGAATGATTTTAAGTTGTTCAGATTTATTCATATTAAAACTAGAAAGTACCGTGTTAGTAAGTTACTATAAGAAACAACTATTATTGTGAGATAAAAGATATGACAGTTCCCCCTTAGGTTATGTcactaagtgggcgtttggacataagaattataaaattctaaaatatggggaaaatatttttcaagtgaaaatgctatttgaaatttagaattgtgtttggacatgaatataattttgggttgtttttaaaattttgtgagtgatttgagtgaaaattttaaaaaacagtttttttagagtttttcaaattttcgaaaatttcaaaatgcatcttcaagtgaaaattgaaaattttatgaacaaacgctgatttcgaaaaaaaagtgaaaatattttggaaaaaagtgaaaaaattcttatgtccataCGGGCTCTAAGTGTTTACCGCAGATGTTTATAGTCTGATATGATTTTGAAGTGTATAGAAAGTTTGGGGTTTGATATTCCAATTTCATTTAAGACAGATAAAATTTCCCTAAGTGTGATCCATGTACATAGTTCAAACAAAATATAGTATGCGATCGTAGAATAGGGTCGGATGGTAAGAAAAGTTAGAAATAACCTTATGCTTCACTTTCGTTATCCAAAGTAGAACAAGAAAACATGATTCTAACAGGTGGTTAGTAAAAGAATAGTAAGTAAGTTTTGAGTTGATACAATGACATAGCAATTTCAGCAGCGCTTGTAGATGTACAATTTGATTCACTTAGCCAGGTTAACTCTAATGAGTGGATGACAGTTTGAAATACCAAACGTTTGTTAAGAGTTTAAGTTAAACCCGAAGTACAATGATAGTGGGAAAAAAATCAGCTAGGCAGTAAGAGTGCCAACTACAGAAGAATAGCCTTTAAGAATTATCTAAAAGGGGTCTCCCCAAGATTGACAGTGTGAGCAAAGTTAAATCATTAAGAttatgtatgatagttgtgaataCATTAGCTTTCCATTTATGTAAGTAATatagtttttcctagtaagaagGATTGCTCAGAAGTAAGTCAAAAGGTGAGTCTTCATTGACGTAAAGTGCAAAGAATTACAGAAGATAAGAAAATTTGTTCGGATCCCAACAAAAGAGAAGGATCCGCAGGTATAACACCTTAACCTTTGGTCTAAGGGGGAGATGTGAAAATCGTTAGTAAGTCCAGTTGGAGATTTGAAACCCGCATAGTTAGCATGggatataaaaaaattataaaatcatgcCCAATTATGTATCACGAGGGTAGTGCCATTGCACGAGACTCTAATATTCGGAGTATAGACTTACCTCACAACAATTCTATAAGTGTTTTCAAGAAGTATCTTAAAAAGATAATCATGTATAGGAAGTATAGCTCATGATTGAGGCAAACAATAGATTTATAGTGAAAGAAGTTCACCACTTAGCCAAGCTAGGAGTTCGACTTTCGGATACCGAAGATGGTGGAGTTGTTGTCCAGAAAGGGACTTGTTCCTtcttagtaactgaagtgaaagAGAAATAGAATGATGATCCCTACTGGTTACAACTTAAAGAGGGGATTCACAAGCATAAAATTATGGCTTTTGAATAAGGGggagatgatggtactttgaggtacCAAGGCAGACTATGCATTCCAGACATAGATGGGCTCAAAGAGCGGATTATGTCTGAAGCCCAGAATTTCAGGTATTATATTTACTCAGgttccacaaagatgtatcatgatcttaaggagattcattgatggaacAACATGAAAAAGAACGTCGCAAACTTTATGGCCAAGTGTCCCAATTTTCAGAAAGTGAAAGTCGAGCAACAAAAAGCCAGTGTTTTACCATAGAATACACATATTTTTGAGTGGAGATGGTAAATATGGAGTTTATAACAGGATTATCTTGCTTATTTTGAAAGCATGATTTGATTGGGTAATTGTAAATCGACTCACCAAGTCAGGACACTTCTTGCCAGTAAAGACGACAAATTCAAcagaagattatgccaagttgtatatTCAGGAAATCGTCTGATTGCATGGGACTCCGTTGTTCATCATTTAGGACCGTGGAGCTTAGTTTAAAACAAACTTTTAGAAGTTCTTTCATAAAGGATTAGGCACAAGTTTTTCATCCTCAGAAAGACGGCCAGGCAGAGCACATTATTCAGACTGTTGAGGATATGTCGTTGATGTTAAAAGTAATTGGGATGATCACATACCTCTCACTGAGTTTTCTAATAATAACACCTGCCATTATAGTATCAAGATGGCACTGTGCGAGACTCTGTATGGGTGAAGGTGTAGATCACCAATTGGTTGGTTCAAAGTTGGTGAAGCAGAGTTGTTGGGACCAAATTTGGTCTAtcagtgtgatgacccgatagatcatctagagttttaaaccttaatttTATGTTTTGAAAGCTCAAATAGCTTCTTTTAGCCTACAtagatttacgtgcacagtccgtatctTTTTCCAAAAGGCTTTTATGTGAAATACTGATCAAAATGTGAATTTGCGCcttaaaaatccatttgagttgacttcggtcaatgttttgagaaaACGAAtctggatccatattttgacggttccagtgggtccgtatcgtgatttgggacttgggcatatgttcggaatcaaattcggaggtccctagcccgagttatcgcaTTTTGTCAAAACTTTGAAGTTTTAAgctttaaagaatttaaagatttgaccaaagtttgactttgttgttaccggGTACATATTATGGTTCCAGAGCATGGTATTgattcattactatatttatgacttatcttcatagtttggtgcaaaacggagttagtttgacgtgattcagacgtccagttgtaaaaataaaaattcttgagtttcattgaaaatatcatttgatttggtgtccgattcgtagttctaggtattattttgatgttttgatcgcaCGAGAGAGAGTTTGTATgaggtatttggacttgtgtgcatgtttggtttggagctctgagggctcaggtgagtttcagataagctacagagtgaatttggacttagaatcaTAGCTGGTGCAAGTGTGTGTTCTGGTGTtgtctgcagatctcgcatttgcgaagaagacttcgcatttgcgagcaggggCTGAGGGGTtggttttcgcatttgcgagatttggggtcgcatttgcgatctcctcacgttcacatttgcgaaggcaaCAGAGATAGGGATGTGCacaatttggtaaataccgaattaccgtactGAAATCAAAagttttggtatttggtatttgatattttagtattcggtatggtatttggtttaagttttaaaacaaattggtattaggtatgatatttggtattttaaaataaaatatcgaaataccgataccgtatcgaaatatatattatattacacaatacacattttattaattataacataaatataagaaatctaaaattttactttcctttattctctaagttcatcaattaactctaagcaagtaacaagatatttctctaagttttctctctctaggttggtatttgctggttttggacaaaatatttttcaacaaacatttttagttttgtacctttaaatactttaattaagaatattatcgTCTATGACTCTATgtactagttagtattcaaactgaATAAACtgaagttaccgaaccgaataaaccgaaatcgaaaggagaaaaatcgaaccataccgGGTTTAATTAGGTATGGTATTAGTATAGTATTTTAAGAAACTGAATACCAAAAATACTGAACCAAAATGTCTAAATACCGTAtcgtaccgaccgacgaacacccctaagcaGAGATGGgggaccttcgcaattgcgaagtatttctcgcatttgcgacatctgcgccTAGACTCAAGATGGGAAAACaggattttagctcattcttacaaattctcaaccctaaggaccttagaggcgatttttccaagaacCTTTCTTTCctaattcattggtaagtgactctaacctactttctttcaattatccattatATTTCTATCACTCCCCAAATCCGAGGAGctcgaccgacgctcaaccgagtgaacccgaccgagcaagcctgttagattttcttctacccaaactcatccatgaatggagataatacatattttcattaattagacaaaaagggtgttcacgtctacaataccaattcatttccaatagtttcataatttttaaagtctcaattggacaagtaatacaaccacaacataatatattttgactttcccagtaccaatacacaacccacactatgtctacggagcctctatagataaagaagagtacaatgataatgccggcaacaaggccccgactatacctcaaacagaatacacaaagtacaaaagattcatgaccccgggatgaagtggggctcaccaagtcagctgggaagaaggtatactgctatcactgatcaatatctcctgctgtggaaccatctgcatccatttaaagatgcagcgcccccggcaaaagggacgttagtactgtcgaatagcactagtatgtataactaaacaccctcttaatagaatgacaaataatacaaacaatattatcataatatcaatgaaagacttaatcaacatcaaacctcaatttaggatcaagacaatgttcaaattaatttccatatctcacatttgagatttttagtatcgatataccattgtacacgataccattattcacaataccatcattattcacaaaaccagtaccaccttactctcagcacggagtccgatcatgacacgatcagctaggctatccattagagacatcaaccacaattactctcaatatcaataccaccgtctttaacacggaatccgatcacgacccgatcggctaggctatccattaaggacatcgaccacaatcataattttaattacaatttctagcacaatcaccaccatgtgtgcggcatggtgtccgatcacgacccgaccggctaggctgtcttattcgagacatcaacctttttatatcaatcatcgcattttatattactttcacatcttttcatttcattggcactaatgtcCATAATTCataagatcattcttggtacgttgatcatatttagtatttcatgctcacctttctttttttctttctttctatcatcaatatcatcatcaataacaacaacaattcaaatcaaggcatgtagtacacacgtgagcaattaagagtctaaggcacataaaTATTCTTcccaaaatttggcataatagccttcgttcgaatttaac of Nicotiana tomentosiformis chromosome 7, ASM39032v3, whole genome shotgun sequence contains these proteins:
- the LOC138896265 gene encoding secreted RxLR effector protein 78-like yields the protein MIKIDFQETYDSVEWPYLKQVMKELGFPKLFISWVMECIQTINYTVIVNGEYPVPFNAAKGLREGDLMSPFLFAIVMEYLSRSLHDLNANKEYIYHPDVQSSRLITYALLMTF